A DNA window from Anastrepha obliqua isolate idAnaObli1 chromosome 5, idAnaObli1_1.0, whole genome shotgun sequence contains the following coding sequences:
- the LOC129248659 gene encoding troponin C, which translates to MEDDENMNIMRKAFQMFDTQKTGFIETLRLKTILNSMGQMFEESELQDLVDENDPEDTGKVNFDGFCNIAAHFLEEEDTEAIQKELKEAFRLYDREGNGYITTSTLKEILAALDDKLSSSDLDGIIAEIDTDGSGTVDFDEFMEMMTGD; encoded by the exons ATG GAGGATGATGAGAATATGAACATCATGCGTAAGGCATTCCAAATGTTCGACACCCAAAAAACCGGTTTCATTGAGACACTCCGCCTCAAAACCATCCTCAATAGTATGGGTCAAATGTTCGAGGAGAGCGAATTACAAGATCTGGTCGATGAAAACGATCCCGAGGACACTGGCAAAGTGAACTTCGATGGATTCTGCAATATTGCGGCGCATTTCCTCGAAGAGGAGGACACCGAAGCCATACAAAAGGAATTGAAAGAAGCCTTCCGCTTGTACGATCGTGAGGGCAACGGTTACATCACCACATCCACATTAAAGGAAATTCTCGCGGCTTTAGATGATAAACTCTCCTCAAGTGATTTGGATGGTATTATTGCGGAAATCGACACAGACGGTTCGGGCACTGTAGATTTCGATG AATTCATGGAGATGATGACTGGAGATTAA